The following coding sequences lie in one Arachis ipaensis cultivar K30076 chromosome B03, Araip1.1, whole genome shotgun sequence genomic window:
- the LOC107630013 gene encoding ketol-acid reductoisomerase, chloroplastic, with protein MAAAAASSNTIALAAAKPLTKAPTPTVFNGLAFSVNNLTPRPLAARHVNGAALAAKMVSSAPAVTLPASLDFNTSIFKKEKISLAGHDEYIVKGGRDLFHLLPDAFKGIKQIGVIGWGSQGPAQAQNLRDSLAEAKSDIVVKIGLRKGSSSFNEARAAGFSEENGTLGDIWDTISGSDLVLLLISDAAQADSYEKIFSHMKPGSILGLSHGFLLGHLQSLGIDFPKHFSVIAVCPKGMGPSVRRLYVQGKEINGAGINSSFAVHQDVDGRATDIALAWSVALGSPFTFATTLEMEYRSDIFGERGILLGAVHGIVESLFRRYTENGMSEDLAYKNTVESITGIISKIISTKGMLAVYNSLSEDEKREFETAYSASYYPCMEILYECYEDVASCSEIRSVVLAGRRFYEKEGLPAFPMGKIDQTRMWKVGQRVRSTRPAGDLGPLYPFTAGVYVALMMAQIEILRKKGHSYSEIINESVIESVDSLNPFMHARGVSFMVDNCSTTARLGSRKWAPRFDYILTQQALVAVDSGAPTNRDLISNFLSDPVHGAIEVCAELRPTVDISVPPDADFVRPELRQSGN; from the exons ATGGCTGCTGCTGCCGCTTCTTCAAACACCATAGCACTAGCAGCAGCTAAGCCCTTAACCAAAGCCCCTACTCCAACCGTTTTCAACGGTCTCGCATTCTCCGTTAACAACCTCACTCCAAGACCCCTCGCTGCTCGCCACGTCAACGGTGCTGCCCTCGCTGCTAAAATGGTTTCGTCGGCGCCGGCGGTTACGCTCCCTGCCTCGCTTGATTTCAACACTTCTATCTTCAAGAAGGAGAAGATTAGCCTCGCTGGACACGATGAG TACATTGTGAAAGGAGGGAGAGATTTGTTTCATTTGTTGCCGGATGCTTTCAAGGGGATTAAGCAGATTGGTGTTATTGGATGGGGTTCACAG GGACCTGCACAGGCCCAGAATCTTCGGGACTCACTCGCTGAAGCAAAGTCTGACATAGTGGTTAAG ATTGGACTCAGGAAAGGTTCTAGTTCCTTTAATGAAGCTCGGGCAGCTGGTTTCAGTGAGGAAAATGGAACTCTAGGTGACATATGGGATACTATCTCAGGCAGTGATCTTGTCTTGCTCTTAATTTCAGATGCTGCACAG GCAGATagttatgaaaaaatattttcgCACATGAAGCCAGGCAGCATACTTGGATTGTCCCATGGGTTTCTTCTTGGGCATTTACAGTCATTGGGAATTGATTTTCCCAAGCACTTCAGTGTAATTGCTGTATGTCCAAAGGGGATGGGTCCTTCAGTGAGGAGGCTCTATGTTCAAGGCAAAGAGATAAATGGTGCTGGAATTAATTCAAGTTTTGCAGTCCACCAG GATGTCGATGGCCGGGCTACTGATATTGCTTTGGCATGGTCTGTTGCCCTTGGTTCTCCCTTCACATTTGCGACTACATTGGAGATGGAATACAGGAGTGACATATTTGGAGAGAGAG GCATTTTACTTGGTGCTGTTCATGGAATTGTGGAGTCCTTGTTTAGGAGGTACACTGAAAATGGAATGAGTGAAGATCTGGCTTATAAGAACACTGTTGAGTCCATAACAGGAATCATATCTAAAATCATATCAACTAag GGCATGTTGGCTGTATACAATTCTTTATCTGAAGATGAAAAAAGAGAATTCGAGACGGCATATAGTGCGTCATATTATCCCTGCATGGAGATTTTGTACGAGTGCTACGAGGATGTAGCTAGTTGTAGCGAGATTCGCAGTGTTGTTTTGGCTGGGCGTCGCTTTTAT GAGAAAGAGGGTCTACCTGCCTTTCCCATGGGCAAAATTGATCAGACCCGCATGTGGAAAGTTGGGCAGCGTGTCCGATCTACAAGGCCAGCAGGTGATCTAGGGCCATTATATCCATTTACTGCTGGTGTATATGTGGCATTGATGATGGCTCAG ATTGAGATCTTGAGGAAGAAAGGGCATTCCTACTCTGAAATCATCAATGAGAGTGTCATTGAGTCTGTTGATTCATTGAACCCTTTCATGCATGCTCGGGGTGTATCTTTCATGGTTGATAACTGTTCAACCACAGCAAGGTTGGGTTCAAGGAAATGGGCTCCTAGATTCGATTACATCCTAACCCAGCAGGCCTTGGTGGCAGTAGACAGTGGTGCGCCTACTAACCGGGACCTGATCAGCAACTTCTTGTCAGATCCAGTCCATGGAGCCATTGAAGTATGTGCTGAACTGAGGCCTACTGTGGATATTTCAGTTCCACCAGATGCGGATTTTGTCCGTCCTGAGTTGCGCCAGTCTGGAAACTAG
- the LOC107632738 gene encoding uncharacterized protein LOC107632738 — protein sequence MATTTKLLAPILTWQVSQHRRTLQVSRCLSLNLAAEDNNLRVVFAAGGTGSHVYPAVAIADELKLANPSTEFLFIGTPNSVESAAVPCAGYSFASVPSNYASGLANYVLVLFANAIFVAFNSTADSFPRKKCVVCENPVRLSLRNKVSKAAAKSHFFPGYRKTSECKAKVLVVLGGSYGANVVNIAMLNLYYQMLRQNSCLYIIWQIGVESYDKMDNLVKNHPRLYMAP from the exons ATGGCCACCACCACCAAACTCCTCGCACCTATTCTCACTTGGCAAGTCTCTCAACACAGGAGGACCCTTCAAGTCTCACGCTGCTTATCCCTGAATCTCGCCGCCGAGGACAACAACCTTCGAGTGGTCTTCGCCGCCGGCGGCACCGGCAGCCACGTGTACCCTGCAGTGGCCATCGCGGATGAACTCAAACTTGCCAACCCTTCAACGGAGTTCCTCTTCATTGGCACTCCAAACAGCGTGGAAAGCGCTGCAGTGCCTTGTGCAGGGTACAGCTTCGCCTCGGTGCCTTCG AACTATGCTTCTGGTTTGGCCAACTATGTTCTTGTCTTGTTTGCTAATGCCATCTTCGTGGCTTTCAACTCAACTGCTGATAGCTTTCCGAGGAAGAAGTGCGTGGTGTGCGAGAATCCGGTGAGGTTGTCGCTGAGGAACAAAGTTTCAAAGGCGGCAGCAAAGTCGCATTTCTTTCCAGGGTATAGGAAGACGAGTGAGTGTAAAGCAAAGGTTTTGGTGGTTCTTGGAGGGTCTTATGGCGCAAATGTTGTCAACATTGCAATGCTAAATTTGTATTATCAGATGCTGAGGCAGAATAGTTGCTTGTACATTATATGGCAAATTGGGGTCGAATCATATGATAAAATGGACAATCTTGTTAAGAATCATCCCCGCTTGTATATGGCACCGTAA
- the LOC107634296 gene encoding senescence-specific cysteine protease SAG39-like: MVANIQFHHITLALILCSALLAFQVTSRTLQDASMYERHEQWMARYGKVYKDLQEREKRFKIFKENVNYIEASNNAGDKAYKLGINQFADLTNEEFTSSRNGFKSHMSPSIERTTFKYANVTAVPNTVDWRQKGAVTPIKNQQQCGCCWAFSAVAATEGINKLKSGTLISLSEQELVDCDTKGIDQGCEGGLMDDAFKFIIQNGGLTTEAKYPYKGVDGKCNTKASANHAATITGYEDVPANNEQALKNAVANQPVSVAIDASGSDFQFYKGGVFTGSCGTELDHGVTAVGYGVSDDGTKYWLVKNSWGTEWGEEGYIRMQRDVDATEGLCGIAMQASYPTA, encoded by the exons ATGGTTGCCAACATCCAATTCCATCATATTACTCTAGCTTTGATCCTCTGCTCGGCATTATTGGCTTTTCAAGTCACATCGCGCACTCTACAAGATGCGAGCATGTATGAGAGGCACGAGCAATGGATGGCTCGCTACGGCAAAGTCTACAAAGACCTCCAAGAAAGGGAGAAGCGATTCAAGATATTCAAGGAAAATGTGAACTACATTGAAGCTTCTAACAATGCCGGGGACAAAGCTTACAAGCTAGGCATTAATCAATTTGCTGACCTCACAAATGAAGAGTTCACATCATCCAGAAATGGATTCAAGAGCCACATGAGTCCCTCAATTGAACGGACCACTTTTAAGTATGCAAATGTCACTGCAGTACCAAACACTGTGGATTGGAGACAAAAAGGAGCAGTGACTCCCATCAAGAACCAACAACAATGTG GATGTTGCTGGGCATTTTCTGCTGTTGCAGCAACCGAGGGAATCAACAAACTGAAGTCTGGAACTTTGATTTCTTTATCCGAACAAGAACTTGTGGATTGCGACACTAAAGGTATCGACCAAGGTTGCGAGGGCGGCCTAATGGACGATGCATTCAAATTCATTATTCAAAATGGCGGACTAACGACTGAGGCCAAGTACCCTTATAAAGGTGTTGATGGAAAATGCAATACAAAAGCATCAGCCAACCATGCAGCTACCATTACTGGCTACGAAGATGTCCCCGCCAACAACGAGCAAGCACTGAAAAATGCAGTCGCTAATCAACCTGTTTCTGTGGCCATTGATGCTAGTGGCTCTGATTTCCAGTTCTATAAGGGTGGTGTCTTCACTGGAAGCTGTGGAACTGAGTTAGATCATGGTGTCACTGCTGTGGGTTATGGAGTCAGTGACGATGGAACAAAATATTGGTTAGTTAAGAACTCATGGGGAACTGAATGGGGCGAAGAAGGATATATCAGAATGCAAAGGGATGTAGACGCCACAGAAGGACTTTGTGGCATAGCAATGCAAGCTTCTTACCCAACTGCTTAG